The DNA window TAAATTCTTTCATGGAATCACTTTTAATTTTATCGTGTGAAGCGTGCCAGTCCATTTTTTGACTTGTAAAATGAAACAATTGTGGCGACTCATGCGTAACTCCCGTAATCTCTTCGATAGCTTTAGAAAGTTCACGATTTTCCTGAACGACTAAATACAAAAAGAGTTGATTCGGGTGCAACGAGCTGTACTCATTATACTCATTCCACGCTTTAGCAGACACTGGGCACGTACTACTGTGTTTGAAGAGCCAGTAATGCTGATTATGCCCTACTGCTTGTTTTAGACTGTCTAAATCGTCTACATGCACTAAGTTTTCCATCTAAATCGCTCCTAGATTAATTCTTTTTATCGTAATTAGTCGTTGGATTTGATGATTTATTGCTGTTGTTGTTGCTGCTGGTCGTATTTGGACCCTTGCTCGCACTTGCTGTGTTGCTGTTCATGTTGCTGCCTGTGTTGGCAGAATTTGACGAGCTTGATTTTTTTTCTTCTTTTACTTCTTCAACCGCTTCTTTTAAAGCGTTGGCTGTGGAAGTGAACGCATCAAAGTCGGCAGATGAATTTTGAATTGTCGAATGAATGTCAATCGACTCTTCGCCTTCTGATGAAGCGGTTCCATCGTCCATCGGTGAATTACCAGCCTTCATATTTTTTACTTTATCAACTACTTTTGTTGATTGTTCTTTTAGCTGTTTTGCGAATCCACCTGAACCATCGTCATTAAAGTCTGTCTGCTGAGAGGCTTTTTCTTTTAATGTAGTTGCTTGAGTTTTAAGATCAGCTTGGAATTCTTTTCCTGATTTAGGAGCAAGAAATAACGCAGCTGCAGCTCCGATAACTCCCCCAACCAAAATACCAACCAAGAAACTTGAACCTCCATCTGATTCTTCATAGTCGTAAAGATCGTCGTAACGGTTTGAAGCTCCGTATGACTGAGGTACATAGTCGCTCTGCTGATAGCTTCTGCCACTATTTTGGCTGTACTGGCCACCTTGCGTATAGTAATCCTTATTATACTGTGAATCGTTCGCATCAGATTGATTATAAAAGTTTTTGTTTTTACTCATTGATATTCCCTCCATTTAATTTATGATAAAAGCAATTTTAATATTGTTCGTTATGAGGTAATTTTTTTTGTCCAGGTACAGGTACCGAAGCAGCATTCGCACGAGCTTCGTAGATTTTACGCTCGTTCCACTTATCACGGATTCCCATAGCCACGTTGCCCCATTGAACAACTTGAGCAATCTTATCTTCATTTTGTTCTACATGCACTCCAACGCTTGACGTAATGCGACGGACAGTAGAGTTTAAATCAGTAACTGAGTTGCCGACACCTTTTACTGCATCTACGACACCGTTTAATTTTTCTGATTTCACTTGAATGTCTTCAGCTAGTTCATTTGTTTTATGCAATAGGTTTGTTGTTTCCAACGTTACCCCCTGCAATTGATTTTCAAGACCGGCTACGGTACCTGAAACTTCTTTTAATGTGTTTTTCAACGAATTTAATGTCATTGCCAACGCTATGCATAGAACTAAGAATCCAATAGCGGCCACGATCGCGGCAATGTAAAGCAAAATTTGCCAATCCATTCTATTTCCTCCTTTTAAACGAATTATGTTATATCCTTTTCTACCCTTGAAGAGTTTGGATTAAACACCGTCTTTATTATTATTCGACAAAAATAGTTTCGTTCCTGCATGAAAAAACAGTTTAACTCGAAAGTTAAACTGTTTTTCCTGTATTCAATCCATTTTCGAATGCTTCTTGGAATTTAGTGACGTCTCCCGCACCCATGAACAAATAAACTGCGTTACCATGCTTGGCTAGTAAGTCTACCTCTTCTAACTGTAGCAAATGACTGCCTTCGATTTTCTCAGCTAAATCTTGAATTTTAAGCGTCCCTACTTTTTCGCGTGCAGAACCAAAGATGTCACAAAGATAAACCTGATCTGCTTCAGCCAGGCAATCAGCGAACTCTTGTAAGAAAGTTTGTGTCCGCGTAAATGTATGTGGCTGGAAAATAGCGATAAGTTCACGCTCCGGATATTTTTGGCGAGCGGATTGTAAAGTTGCCCGGATTTCTGTCGGATGATGCGCATAGTCATCGATTAAAATTCGATCACCAATTGCTGATTGTGTGAATCTACGCTTTACTCCTTCAAAATCTTCAAATTGCTGCTGAATGATATCTGCAGGAATGTTTTCATAATGGCAAAGCGAAATAACTGCTAACGCATTTAAGATCGCATGATCTCCAAACATCGGTAGCGTAAATGTATGAAAAAACTCATTACGAATCACGACATCAAAAGTAGTACCCTCAACGGTTTTCGTAACATTTCTCGCTTGGAAGTCATTTTCTTCCCCAAAGCCGTAGTAAACGACAGGGATTGGTGCTTGAATCCGTTGCAAGTATTCATCATCACCACAAGCAATGATGCATTTCTTCACTTGCTGCGCCATTTCTTCAAATGCCTTAAAGACATCATCAATTCCCGTAAAATAATCGGGATGATCGAAATCGATATTGGTCATAATTGCGTAATCTGGGTGATAAGCCAAAAAATGTCGACGGTATTCGCAAGCTTCTGCGACGAAGAAATGAGAATCTTCTTGTCCGACGCCTGTTCCGTCTCCTATTAAATACGACACAGGTTTATAGCCAGCTAAGACATGCGCCATTAAGCCTGTCGTCGATGTTTTACCATGCGCTCCTGTAATGGCAACTGATACGTATTGGCGCATCAAATCCCCTAGGAACTGATGATACCGAATAATCGTAGCACCTAATTCACGTGCTTGAACCAACTCAGGATGATCATCACCAAATGCATTTCCTGCAATAATGGTCATCTCTTTTTCTATATTGTTTGCATCAAACGGCAAAATGGTAATGCCTCTTTCGCGTAATCGATCTTCTGTAAAAAAATGTTGCTCAATATCCGAGCCTTGTACGTGTTCTCCCATATCATGCATGATTTGGGCAAGTGGACTCATACCAGAACCTTTGATTCCGGTAAAATGTAAAACTGTCATAAATGAACCTCCTGTGGGAGTTGAAAATTAGTCTATATAAGTCGCTAAGCGAACTTTATAGCTGATAAAGATAAGCACAAGTACAGTATTATATCATAAATTTGTCTTTCTTTAAAATGCCTCATTATTTACTGCATTCTTTTTTATGTGGCTAGCTTGTAGATTTTTCTACTTAGCGTTTCTTTCTCGTATTAAAGGAAAACTGAAGTCGTCTGTAGAAAATCCACAGACGACTAGCTTTTACCGAAATACTTCTTCAATATCGTTTTCTGTAATTAACACTGACCGAGCTTTGCTCCCATTCTGCTCTGAAATAAAACCATGTTTTTCGATTAAATCCATTAACCGCGCAGCTCGATTATAGCCAATATGGAACTTCCTCTGCAACAGCGATGTGGATGCACTTCCTTGTGTCATGATGAATCGACAAGCCTCTTCAAACAGGTCATCCTGTTCAGCAGGAGACTCACTTCGCTTGATCAATTCTTCTTCTCTAAAAAAGTATTCAGGCTTGCCTTGCAATCTGACATGCTCAATGACTTTTTCAATTTCGTCATCGGTAACAAACGTCCCTTGTAAACGATTTGGAGCCGACATTCCGTTTCCAAGATACAACATGTCTCCTCGTCCAAGAAGACGCTCTGCACCTTGAGAATCCAGTATCGTGCGACTATCTACTTGCGATGAAACCGAAAACGCAATACGTGTCGGAATATTGGATTTGATCAATCCTGTAATCACATCTACAGACGGACGTTGAGTCGCAATCACTAAATGGATACCGCAAGCGCGAGCTTTTTGTGCAATCCGACAAATAGAATCTTCGACATCTGAAGGAGACATCATCATTAAATCGGCTAATTCATCAATCACAATTAAGATATACGGCAAATGCTGCACGTAATCTCCTTTTTCTTTCACTAATTTATTGTAGCGACTAATATCACGCACACCACTATGTGCGAACAATTGATAGCGTCGTTCCATTTCTTCAACTGCCCATTTTAATGATGCAGTTGCCGCTTTGACATCAGTAATAACGGGACTGACTAGATGCGGTATATGATTATACGGTGCCAGCTCGACCATTTTCGGATCGATTAGCAACAGCTTCAAGTCTCTTGGTGATGATTTATATAACAAGCTGACCAGCAACGAATTGATGCACACCGATTTCCCAGAACCTGTAGCACCCGCAATTAAGCCATGAGGCATTTTACGTAAATCAAGCGTGACCGGCTTGCCAGTCAAGTCCAGCCCAAGAGCCGCTTCGAGTGGAGAATCCGACTCTTCAAAAATAGCACTACCGATAATTTCAGAAATCCGTACAGCACGACTTGTGCGATTCGGAATTTCAATTCCAATGGAACTTTTCCCAGGAATTGGCGCTTGAATTCGAATATCTCTAGCTGCTAACGCCAATTTTAAATCATCCGCTAAATTGCGAATTTTGCTAACTTTTATGCCTTGTGCAACTTTCAACTCGAACTGCGTTACAGCTGGACCTTGGACGATACTTAAAATTTCAGCTTTAATCTGAAAATGAGACAATGCTTCGATTAACCGTATGCCTTGCTCATCCATCCAAACATCATCTTTACGATCGTTTTCAGGAGCCATCAAATATTCTAAGAGTGGCAGCTGATAAGCTTGAGATTCAGCTTCTGATACTGAATTGAAGGCATGTGAAGGCTGATCAACTAAATTTACCGTTTTTTTTTCCGATAGTGGCGTTGTTACTAGTTGCTCATCATGCGGTGGAACATCTGACAATGGTTTAGTTTTGTTTTTTAACAGTTCTTTGTCTGATTTAAGCATTAGCACATTAAATGGCACGGTTTTTTCGCGTTTTGGCGCAGGTGTTGACATTGCTTCAGTTGATGGCTGTTGTTCCTGTGCCGGTAACTCTCTAGCCATTGCTGATTCGGACTGCTCTTCGTCAATTTTCAGCTCTGTTACTGCGGACAACTCGATCGTAGGCTCTGATATTGTTTCTAATTCATTGTTTTCCTCCGTAGCAGCTGCTACTGGTGCCGTTTTTATCGGTGAAAAGGGCGGTACTATCCGTTCATCTTGCTTCTCTTCTACAATAGAAACTTCAGCTGGCTCTTCTTCGGAAACATTGATTACTACAGACTCTTCGATTGATTCTGTAGTTTCAACAGCTTTGGCAACCGCTATTATCGGTTCTTCCTTTTTTTCAAAAATTGGAGCAATCTCGTGTTCGATTGGCGCTTTCGGTTTATGCCATCCGCTTCTAGCCTTTTCTTCTATAGCTTCATCTAGCAACTGACGGCTTATCTTTTCTTCTCTGTCCTCTCCTAACTTTTGAGTAGGTGCAGGTCGAGCCGTATTAAAGCCGTGAATCGGTGAAGCGATACGAGTTGGTTCAAACCGGCGCGTCTTATTGACCGGCAATTCGGCATTTTTCCGATTGGCAATTGTCGATTGACGGATTGGTGCCTCTTTTGGCCCCATCACTTTTTTTTCTATGGGAAATACAGGCTCTTTTCGAGATGTTTCTCTTTCACGTTCATTGAAAAACGGCTTTTCTTGACGCGGTGCTGCGCGTTTTACATCGTGAATAAAACCCTCTTTTTCTTCATCTGGAATAAGTGGAAAGCGAAAAGGTGCTTTTTCTTTTTTTACAGTCGGGGGCGTTTCAGAGATAATTTCTTCTTCTTCGAACTCCTCGGTGTCATCTGTGAACATGCGATTCCATACATTTTTAATCCAGCTCATTCTGCATCACGCCTTTACTTTGAAAGCTGAACCGATTTCTGCATCATCAGACAAGACAAGAATTCCTTTTTCATCTGGTGCATCTGGTAAAGCTAGCTCTTTTGCCGAACAAATCATTCCAGACGATGCCACTCCCCGAAGTTCTGCATCACGAATGATCATTCCTGAAGGCATTACAGCTCCTACTTTTGCCACAACAACTTTTTGTCCTTGCTCAACGTTTGGAGCACCACAGACAATCTGTAATTGCTCGTCTCCAACAACTACTTGGCAAACATTCAATTTGTCAGCATTCGGGTGCTTTTCTTTAGCTTCTACAAATCCAATAACAAATTTTGGTGAAAAATCGACTTCAAGAGTAAAATCAACACCATTTTTAGCTAGTGCATTTTGCAAAGATGTTACAAGCTTTTCAGACACTTCTACTTGTTGGCCTTCAGCTAATTCTGCATAGCTTGAAGCGTTGAATACATTAAATCCAGCAATCGTTCCCGTTGCATCTTTGATCAATGTGATATCCCCAAATTGTTCTGGGTTAATTTTTTCTGGAGTTTCTGTTTGCAGTTGAACGAGCAACACATCGCCAATTCCTTCGTTGTTATAAAATACATTCATTTTTTATCGTTCTCCTCGTTTGGTCTATTTTTTGCCATAATGAAAATCGGCTCTAATTCGTCATTTTCATAAATGAACGATAAGGAAGTGATCGGCACTTTGCCATTCGTAAAGAAATGCATAGCCATTTGCGCGAGCACGTCGTATCCCGTTTCATTTCGGATATCGCCTATAATCAATACATCTTGATGAGGTACAGATACGGTCATATCCCCTGTAATTTTAGCTTTCATTTCTTTTAAAAACGATTCGTTCAAAATTCTTGAAGCGTCATAACCATCGTTTTCGTTAAGAAAATAAAAGATATTGCCAGCAACATGGTCTTCTTTCACAGCAGTTTTTAGTTTCTTCACTTGAAATTTCGCAATTTCCTTAATTTGCTCTTCTGTGAGACTTAATGAATTTACCACATTTTCATCAATTAAGCGATAGGTAGTACCAGCATCTAAAGCAAAATAAACGCGTGTTTCTGCAGTATGTTCAGCTGTGATAAATTTATGGCCCTCGTTAGATTCAGTTGGGAAAGAAGTTGAGCGAATAACCGGAAAAATATGTTCGGTCGATTTCATTTCTCCTTTCGCTTCTTTTTCCATCGCTTCAAAAGTTTCTGTAATGGTATAAACGATTTCTTGAATCGCGGCATCACCTTTTGCTTCGAATCGGTTGATTACTTGCGGCAAGGAAATACTCATGCCTTTACCGAGTTCTTTGTGTTGAATGTTGACAACATCTTGTTCGCGGTCAAAGCGCCATTCTAGTTGGCGGCTTGGCATACGCTCTCTTAATATATTAAAAAGTTCAGTAGATTTCATCGTTGGTTGGCCTCACTTTCATAAATAAACGGTTCAGCCAAGTATAGGCGAACCGTTTTTGTTGTTATTGCGACAAATTCGAAACAAACTCTTCGATTTCTGCCTGTGTTTTACGGTCTTTGCTAACAAAGCGTCCCGTTTCCTGTCCATTTGCAAAACCAAGAAAACTAGGAATGCCATAAATATCTTGCTCAATACACAAATCGATAAACTGGTCGCGATCCACTGATATAAACGTATAAGCTGAAAACTTCTTTTCGATATCAGGCATGATTGGATCAATTACACGGCAATCTGGACACCATGCTGCAGTGAACATAAAAACAACCTTTTTTTGCTTCGTTAATTCGTGAAATTCATCCGTAGATTGCAAGCTTCTCATTTGAGTAATCCCCTATTCATTCTTCGCGATTGAGCGTACAGTTTTCATCATCCAGTCCATATTTTTTGGAAGTTCGTTTTCGTTTGTAGTCGTCGTCAAGCTCACTCCACCCGCACTAACAACTAGTTCTAACTGATTTTCCGCAACTTCTTTAACTGTTGTAAATCCGAAACGACCGTTTTGCTGAAACGTCTCATCTACCAGCCATTGCTGATCCGAATCAACTTTTTGCAAATCATAGAAGAAAGTACTTGTAGCTTTTTCGTTCGGATTAATGACTAAAGCAAAAGAGTTTTTGCCATTTGTGATTAAGCGATTGAATTCATCCGCTGTTTCTTCAATAACGTAATCATTTGGCACAAACAAATCGACTTGCCCAACCATTTCATTGGGATTTTCCGGCTTTGCCTGAAACGCATCACGTGCGTTCGATACTCCCTGTAAAACCTGTTCTTCCGGCGCTACCGCACAGCCAGACAATAGGCCTAGCAGCACAGCCAGCATAAAAACCCGTCTATATCGAGGCACGCACATTCCCCCTGACATTACTGCTATTTATTTTAAAGGTGTTTTCAAAGACATGCAACTTAATCGCCGTCTCTCTGATACTGCCCAATTAATAATTTAACAACGTGACCGAACATTTCTCCTCGATTAACAAGACCATCCGTTAAAATACCAATGGCTCCTTTATGATGACGGATTCCACTTTCGTTGGCGTAGTCATCCATGATTGTACCAAGTTCAGTACCCGAACGAAGACCTGCTGCAATTTCCTCTGGTAGTGGAATTTGAGCACCCGCTGCTGTAATCAAACGTCCGTCTTGAGTTGCTAACGCCCCCCAATTGCATAAGTATAAAATCTCTTCAACTTCATATACTCCGCCTTCTAGCCCGATAGCGAAATCTTGATCTCCTAATGCATTTTTGGCTCTGTTAACTGCTCCTTGACGCGTTTCTTGCTGAGAAAAAGGCTGTGCTGAAACTTCCGATTCAGCATCTACAGCGGATAAATCAACAGCCCATTCTAGGTTTTTAAATACATTTGACACTGCCGTAATTTTCGCAGAATTTTTTGATGCAATTGCTACACGATTTTTTCTCATCAATAGTATTCCCTTCAAAAAAAGAGCCCTGCAGGCACTTTTTAGACATTTTTTTGGATGGTTTCAAGCGTTGTTCGATCTGTCGCTTTTATAAGCTTCACTAATAACTCTTTAGCTGCTGCATAATCGTCTGTGTGAATGATTGACGCTGAAGTATGAATGTAGCGAGAGCAAATTCCAATTACTGAGCTTGGAATTCCTTCATTGGCTGTATGTACTCGTCCTGCATCTGTTCCACCTTGTGAAACAAAATATTGATACGGAATATTATGTGTTTCGGCTGTATCCAATATAAATTCACGCATACCACGATGAGTGACCATGCTCTTGTCTAGAATACGTAATAATGTTCCTTGACCAAGCTGGCCAAACTCATTTTTATCGCCTGTTGCATCATTGGCCGGACTGGCATCTAGTGCAAAAAATAAATCTGGTTTGATCATCGTTGCTGCTGTCTGTGCTCCTCGCAAACCAACTTCTTCCATCACTGTAGCGCCTGAGAACAATTGGTTCGGTAGTTTTTCATCTTTTAGTTCTTTTAAAAGTTCAATCGCTAAGCCACAGCCATAACGATTATCCCATGCTTTCGCCATAATTTTCTTATCATTAGCCATTGGAGTAAATGGGCTGAATGGCACAATTTGTTGCCCAGGTTGGATGCCAAGTGCCAGTGCATCTTGTTTATCATCGGCACCAATATCAATCAACATGTTCTTAATGTCCATTGGCTTACTGCGAAGTTCTTCGCTTAATAAGTGTGGAGGAATAGAGCCGATCACACCTGGAATTACCGTGTCGCCTGCCATAATGTCTACACGCGTAGCTAGCATCACTTGGTTCCACCAGCCACCTAAAGGCTGAAAACGAATCATGCCATTATCGGTAATTTGGGTGACCATGAATCCCACTTCATCCATATGGCCAGCAACCATAATACGCGGGCCGTCTTCTTGACCATCTTTAACGCCGAAAACGCTTCCTAAATTGTCTTGAAGCAAGCGGTCAGCGTATTTCCCCAGCTCTTGTCGCATAAATTTACGGACAGCGTGTTCATTTCCTGGTGCTCCTGGTAGTTCGGTTAAGATTTTAAACATTTCAAGAGTTTCAGTATGCATATTAAAATTCCCCCTAATTCATTTACCTTTATCAAGTTTAGTGCTTTTATCAGATAATTTCCAGTTTTATACTCTCTTTTTTAAAATAACTAGACTTTCAAGCTTTCATTTCGTCCTTCAAAATATTTATGGTACAATTTATCCACTAAGCAGAGGAGGGATTTTAGTGAAAAATCGTGATTTACTTATTGGATTTGCTACAGGCATCGCAGCTTCGTATTTAGCAAAAGAAGTCTATAATCGTACAGAAAAGCTATATCCAGCAGATGACGTATTAAAAGAAGTTAAATCTGCATTTAAAGAAGAAGGCCCTATTGATGGTTCTTGGATTTTTATGAAAACCGAGCCTTATAAGCAGCATGCATTAACAACCGAAGTCTATAAAGGCGGTATTACTCGCCATAAAGAAGATGAACTTCAACAATTCGAATTTTTAGCTGATGCTTTTACCGGTGCAGTGATCGAAGTAAAACAAGTATAAAAAAAGGAGCCCATAGGCTCCTTTTTTTATAGATTTTTTTCTTTCCGCTCTAGTGCTTCGACAATTTCTTTGCCGTCTGTACTCCACTTCAGAATGCGGTAATACGCATCGTGATAAAAACTAAAATAATAGCCGTTTTCCAATGCTTCTTTCATCAGCTTTTCTTTTGCGTAAATTGAATCCATCGGGTAATCATCAAAAGCTAACACCCATAATGGATTTTGATGCGCGTGAGTTGGCATGATGTCGGCCATATGCAAAATTGTTTCATGGCCACTAGTCATTTTGATGACACTATGGCCATCTGAATGACCTCCGGTATGAATGAGCGTGATAGCATCAAACAAGGTTTTTTCACCTTCAAAAGTTTCGACTTGATCGACAATAGGTTGCCAATTTTCTTTCCAGTAAGTGTTTCGTGAGCGGATATTCGGATGTTGCATTTCATTCCATTCTACTGCTGATACATGGATTTTAGCATTTGGAAAAGTAGACACCAGCTCTTCGCCTTGCCATTTCGTTAACCCCGCTGCATGATCGCCGTGAAGATGAGTCATTAAGACGGTATCAATATCTTCAGGTGCTAGCCCAAGCTCCGCCAAATCTTCTTCTACTCGCGACTGCTCAGAAACACCTAGGTTCCGCAACTGACGCTCTGTCAATTTGCCATCACCAAGACCGCTGTCGATTAGTATATTATGACCTTCAAACTGGACAAGTATAGGATGTGTTGGTAATTCAATTTGATTTTTTTCATTGGTTGGATAACGTTTTGACCAAATGACTTTTGGTACTACCCCAAACATCGTACCGCCGTCCAAAAAAGTCGTGCCCCCATCAAGCCAAGTTAAGTTCATCTCGTGAAATTGAAATGTCTGCATTCCCTTATCCCCCCTATTATGATCAACTACCTGAAAACTGTGCTTCCATTCGGTAAATTGGTTGGCCTTTTTTCGAGAATTTTTCTTCGTACTCGGTCATGATGTTCCATTCAGGCTCATTGTCATGAAGATCCAATGACACCTCTTTTAATAACATACCATATTCAGAAATACTCGTGAGTGAATATTCGAACAGTTTTCTATTGTCAGTCTTAAAGTGAATTTCGCCTTTTTTAGGTAATACGGCTTCATATAATTTAAGAAATGATTCATGTGTCAACCGGCGTTTTGCGTGACGTGTTTTTGGCCACGGATCCGAAAAATTTAAGTAGAGTCTGTCCACTTCACCTTTTTCGAAATAATCAGCAATTTTTTTTGCATTAACTTTTAAAAGCCGTAAGTTTGGAACGCCGTTTTCTTGTTCAAGAACTGTCTCAAGAGCTGTGACGATGACACTATCAAACAGTTCGATGCCGATGTAGTTGATGTCTGGATTTGCTTTTGCCATTCCAATAATAAAGCGGCCTTTACCGGTCCCTGCTTCGATATGAAGCGGCTGATTATTGCCAAAAACTTCGTTCCACTTGCCTTTTTGTTGTTCTGGATCTGGTATAACAATCTCCGGGTGATTATCGAGCAAATCTGCTGCCCATGGTTTAAAACGTGATCTCATGTTTCATCCTCTTTCTATTTATATAAGCTGAGCTAGTAATTCTAACCTGTCGCAAACCAGTACCTGCATCACGAAGCGTACTTTGTCATCGGCAACTGTTATTGACTTAAAACTCCTTTTAATTCAACTTATATAGTCGGTTAATTTTATTGATTGCCAATCGGTTTGACTTACTGTGTAGCTGACTAAATCGTTTGCTGGGCTCATGCCAGCATCATCTCCATCTACATGACGGCATACTGGCTTTTCGGTCGAGAGCCAAAATTCTGTGCTGCTCATTTGAGTAACTTCTTTGAAACGTGTATGTGCTCCGCTGAATACCGTACCAAAAACCAGCAATAGTTTCAAACGGGAAATTTTGTGAACGACCGTCAATTCAAGTAAACCATCGTCCGTTTTTGAGGAAGGCGAGATTTTCATGCCCCCACCAAAATAAGGTTGGTTGTTGACAGTCGCTAACCAAACGTCTTTGTAAGTAACTAGATTACCGTCGCATTTTACAGACAACGTAAACTTCTCGAATTTCAATAAAGTCCGGATGACATAGACAACGTAAACTAATTTCCCTAGACCCAGTTGGTTTAGTTTTTTCTTAAGAGGTGACCGGTTAACCGAAATGGATATTTCTGCATCAAAGCCGATACCTGAACTGCTAACAAACTGAAAAGCTTTGCCGTTAGTGAATTCACCAAGGTCTTGCCGTTTGGGTAACGGCTTGTGAAGAAATTGTTCAATTGCCTGCGCATCTGTAAAAGTGCCGTAAGCACGTCCAAAATCATTGCCTGATCCTGCTGCTATTGAACCAACAATCAATTTTTCAGATCCTGCTGCACCTGCAATAATTTCACGCAGCGTACCATCTCCACCAAAGCCGATTAAGAGAGCAACTTGTTTACTTTCCCGGTAGTTTGCAGCAATAGCTAAGGCGTGTCCAGAATATGTAGTGACGACTTGTTCGAATGGAAACTGAATTGTTTTCTCAAAGCGGCGCCATCTTTTCAAGGCTCGACCATTCCCAGCTGCAGGATTAATAATAAATACTATTTTCATAAACACTCGCCTTCGGATGTATTAGATGTGTCTTTAAAGCCGATAATCGAAGATCTTTTGATAACGTGGTATTTCTTTCATTGCAATTCGGAACAGTGAAAACTCCGTCACTTCAAATTGCATCTGATCAATTGAAAATTGTGGTTCTGCAGGCACGCCTCCTGCCCATTTACTAGCCAATGTGATATGCGGCACGAATTCTTTCAGGTTTGGACTCACCTGTAGTGAATCCAAAGCATGGACAATTTGTCGCTGAAGCACATTTAATTCTTCACAACTTTCAAGAGAGGCATAAATTATACGTGGAGTTACCGGGTTACCGAAAGTCTTAATGCCATTCACTGTTAGTTTAAATGGCTGCTGATTGGTTCTGGCTAGTAGTTTTTCAATTTGACCTATTTCGCCATTCACATCTTCGCCAATAAACAGTAAGGTAATATGCATATCTTGAGCTGGGGTTTGCCTTTTATGACTTTTCAACTTCCAACTGTCTCGTTCTGCAACTAAGTTCTCTGCAATGTTCTGTGGAATTTTTATGCCAATAAAGTAATGTGGTTTCATTTAACGTCACCTCGCTTCAGTTTACCATGTGCACGGGTACAAAAAAATAGTGATTGGCTTGAGCCAATCACTTTTCTTCTGATAAATGATGGATTACGATTTTACGCCGACTCCAATGCGCGCTTCAAAAGCCGCCTGTAATTTACGCGTCAATTCTCCAGGAACACCTTGACCGATTTTTTTATCACCAATTGCGACAACTGGCATTACTTCAGTGGTCGTTGAAGACATGATAAATTCGTCCATTTCAAGTGCTTGAGCTTTTGTGAAAGGTGTTTCTTCTACTGGAATTTCCAACTCTTCGCATAATTCAAGAATTACACGTCTCGTAATGCC is part of the Planococcus kocurii genome and encodes:
- the thpR gene encoding RNA 2',3'-cyclic phosphodiesterase — its product is MKPHYFIGIKIPQNIAENLVAERDSWKLKSHKRQTPAQDMHITLLFIGEDVNGEIGQIEKLLARTNQQPFKLTVNGIKTFGNPVTPRIIYASLESCEELNVLQRQIVHALDSLQVSPNLKEFVPHITLASKWAGGVPAEPQFSIDQMQFEVTEFSLFRIAMKEIPRYQKIFDYRL